One Ictalurus furcatus strain D&B chromosome 24, Billie_1.0, whole genome shotgun sequence DNA segment encodes these proteins:
- the raver1 gene encoding ribonucleoprotein PTB-binding 1 isoform X3 has product MAAAVSVSRAAGEEACCAGISATTRPLYENYDQAKIENWAAEKRRDSEANPQHEESAAGRDFPRRAEDELTALSPEEIASRLERTRREFYNRRKIIIKNLPADVTNQEVHELLRNYDLKYCFVDKYKGTAFVTLLNGEQAQCAIEDFHRHVLRDREISVQLQPTDALLCIANLPRAFTQQQFEELVRPFGNLERCFLVHSACTGHSKGYGFVEYMKKDSAARAKSELLGKQLGSRMLYVHWTEVGSLTYTMLHSRCLCMDRLPPSLLTAQDLLNALADTPEPIFCQLAQGQDGSFRRFAILEYSTPEMAEEVQRLTDGRTVGGSPVRMSFCAPGPPGRSMLAALIAAQTLAINRGKGLLPEPSAMQILSSLSNPATLKLLLAPLNQGHKQGLLGAAPAMPLLSNPALSAALMQLLLQNQVQQQAFLGNPLLWAQVLHSTESRLPPSAGLLGENPLAALPLQHGVNMLGDLPHGAMAPGLGMQTDPLGPIKPPSLGRTLGREPESATAPNGFLANPSPALQGLSVPLLGSVLGADGSTLPPASLLGEPPKEIGVSSNPFLNSPSIFPSSAANSRPHPYRKRPMPGGMANQRSFQSIHSNYNLRCQDSYDFPALHQDPVSHLYEQLETLDSTGHLAFGAQHSRHGAIRERTSPFAYPSSPPASSYFGFGAPGSMPSTQLNKAVGMPPMTHSSVYSAAPGGGTKTPVGGQKRLFSRLIPSPEPSPEGGYVGQHSQGLGGHYADSYLKRKRIF; this is encoded by the exons ATGGCGGCTGCTGTGTCCGTTAGCAGAGCTGCCGGAGAGGAGGCGTGCTGCGCTGGAATTAGCGCCACTACCCGTCCGCTTTATGAGAACTATGATCAAGCCAAGATAGAAAACTGGGCTGCCGAGAAACGCAGAGACTCCGAGGCCAACCCGCAGCACGAAGAGTCGGCGGCAGGGCGCGACTTTCCGCGCAGGGCTGAGGATGAGCTGACAGCGCTCAGCCCGGAGGAAATCGCCAGTCGGCTGGAGAGAACTCGAAGAGAGTTTTACAACCGCCGCAAAATCATCATTAAAAATCTCCCCGCTGACGTCACCAACCAG gagGTACACGAGTTGTTAAGAAACTATGACCTGAAGTATTGCTTCGTGGACAAGTACAAGGGCACAG CTTTTGTGACTCTGCTAAACGGCGAGCAGGCCCAGTGCGCGATCGAGGATTTCCACCGGCACGTCCTGCGTGATCGGGAGATCTCCGTGCAGCTGCAGCCCACAGATGCCCTGCTGTGCATCGCCAACCTCCCACGGGCCTTCACGCAGCAGCAGTTCGAGGAGCTTGTGCGGCCCTTTGGCAACTTGGAGCGTTGTTTCTTGGTGCACAGTGCGTGCACGGGCCACTCCAAGGGCTACGGCTTCGTGGAGTACATGAAGAAGGACTCAGCCGCCCGGGCCAAATCGGAGCTGTTGGGTAAACAACTCGGCTCGCGCATGCTGTACGTGCACTGGACTGAAGTGGGATCGCTGACGTACACCATGCTGCACTCACGCTGCCTCTGCATGGACCGCCTGCCCCCCAGCCTCCTGACTGCTCAGGATCTGCTGAACGCCCTGGCTGACACGCCGGAGCCCATCTTCTGCCAG cTCGCTCAGGGACAAGATGGCAGTTTTCGGCGGTTTGCCATTTTGGAGTACTCCACGCCAGAGATGGCAGAAGAGGTGCAGCGATTAACTGATGGACGGACTGTAGGTGGTAGCCCTGTTCGCATGTCCTTCTGTGCTCCTGGACCTCCAGGCAGGAGCATGCTGGCAGCACTTATCGCTGCACAGACTCTG gcTATAAACCGAGGAAAGGGTCTACTTCCCGAACCTAGTGCCATGCAAATACTCTCGAGTTTGAGCAACCCGGCGACACTGAAATTGCTGCTGGCTCCTCTCAATCAAGGACACAAACAAG gtctGCTCGGTGCAGCCCCAGCGATGCCACTGCTCAGTAACCCTGCTCTCTCCGCTGCTCTGATGCAGCTGCTGCTTCAGAACCAAGTCCAGCAG CAAGCCTTTCTAGGAAACCCTCTTCTTTGGGCACAGGTTCTGCACAGTACCGAAAGCCGTCTGCCCcccagt GCTGGACTGCTCGGTGAAAACCCTCTGGCTGCTCTCCCTCTTCAACACGGCGTGAACATGCTGGGAGATCTGCCTCATG GTGCCATGGCTCCTGGCTTGGGCATGCAAACGGATCCTTTAGGCCCCATAAAGCCCCCGTCTCTGGGCCGGACACTCGGGAGGGAGCCGGAGTCCGCGACTGCACCGAATGGTTTTCTCGCAAACCCTTCTCCTGCATTACAGGGCCTGAGCGTTCCACTTTTGGGGAGTGTGCTAGGAGCAGATGGGTCCACACTTCCCCCG GCATCTTTATTAGGAGAGCCACCCAAAGAGATCGGAGTGTCCTCGAACCCCTTTCTGAACTCACCCAGTATATTCCCCTCCTCTG CTGCCAACTCCAGGCCCCACCCATACAGGAAGAGACCAATGCCAGGTGGCATGGCTAACCAGCGGTCCTTCCAGAGCATCCACTCTAATTATAACCTGCGCTGCCAAGACTCGTATGATTTCCCGGCACTACACCAG GACCCGGTCTCTCACCTGTACGAGCAGCTGGAGACTCTGGACAGCACTGGACATCTGGCCTTTGGAGCTCAG CATTCGAGACATGGCGCTATCAGGGAGAGAACGTCTCCCTTCGCTTACCCGTCTAGCCCTCCTGCCTCCTCCTACTTTGGCTTTGGTGCTCCTGGGAGTATGCCCTCCACCCAGCTCAATAAG GCCGTGGGAATGCCTCCCATGACTCACTCCAGCGTTTACTCTGCTGCTCCTGGAGGTGGAACTAAG ACTCCCGTAGGAGGACAGAAGCGTCTCTTCTCGCGCCTGATCCCGTCTCCAGAGCCCAGTCCAGAGGGCGGCTACGTGGGTCAGCATTCTCAGGGGCTCGGGGGTCACTATGCTGACTCTTACCTGAAACGGAAGCGCATATTTTAA
- the raver1 gene encoding ribonucleoprotein PTB-binding 1 isoform X2: MAAAVSVSRAAGEEACCAGISATTRPLYENYDQAKIENWAAEKRRDSEANPQHEESAAGRDFPRRAEDELTALSPEEIASRLERTRREFYNRRKIIIKNLPADVTNQEVHELLRNYDLKYCFVDKYKGTAFVTLLNGEQAQCAIEDFHRHVLRDREISVQLQPTDALLCIANLPRAFTQQQFEELVRPFGNLERCFLVHSACTGHSKGYGFVEYMKKDSAARAKSELLGKQLGSRMLYVHWTEVGSLTYTMLHSRCLCMDRLPPSLLTAQDLLNALADTPEPIFCQLAQGQDGSFRRFAILEYSTPEMAEEVQRLTDGRTVGGSPVRMSFCAPGPPGRSMLAALIAAQTLAINRGKGLLPEPSAMQILSSLSNPATLKLLLAPLNQGHKQGLLGAAPAMPLLSNPALSAALMQLLLQNQVQQAGLLGENPLAALPLQHGVNMLGDLPHGAMAPGLGMQTDPLGPIKPPSLGRTLGREPESATAPNGFLANPSPALQGLSVPLLGSVLGADGSTLPPASLLGEPPKEIGVSSNPFLNSPSIFPSSAANSRPHPYRKRPMPGGMANQRSFQSIHSNYNLRCQDSYDFPALHQDPVSHLYEQLETLDSTGHLAFGAQHSRHGAIRERTSPFAYPSSPPASSYFGFGAPGSMPSTQLNKAVGMPPMTHSSVYSAAPGGGTKTPVGGQKRLFSRLIPSPEPSPEGGYVGQHSQGLGGHYADSYLKRKRIF; this comes from the exons ATGGCGGCTGCTGTGTCCGTTAGCAGAGCTGCCGGAGAGGAGGCGTGCTGCGCTGGAATTAGCGCCACTACCCGTCCGCTTTATGAGAACTATGATCAAGCCAAGATAGAAAACTGGGCTGCCGAGAAACGCAGAGACTCCGAGGCCAACCCGCAGCACGAAGAGTCGGCGGCAGGGCGCGACTTTCCGCGCAGGGCTGAGGATGAGCTGACAGCGCTCAGCCCGGAGGAAATCGCCAGTCGGCTGGAGAGAACTCGAAGAGAGTTTTACAACCGCCGCAAAATCATCATTAAAAATCTCCCCGCTGACGTCACCAACCAG gagGTACACGAGTTGTTAAGAAACTATGACCTGAAGTATTGCTTCGTGGACAAGTACAAGGGCACAG CTTTTGTGACTCTGCTAAACGGCGAGCAGGCCCAGTGCGCGATCGAGGATTTCCACCGGCACGTCCTGCGTGATCGGGAGATCTCCGTGCAGCTGCAGCCCACAGATGCCCTGCTGTGCATCGCCAACCTCCCACGGGCCTTCACGCAGCAGCAGTTCGAGGAGCTTGTGCGGCCCTTTGGCAACTTGGAGCGTTGTTTCTTGGTGCACAGTGCGTGCACGGGCCACTCCAAGGGCTACGGCTTCGTGGAGTACATGAAGAAGGACTCAGCCGCCCGGGCCAAATCGGAGCTGTTGGGTAAACAACTCGGCTCGCGCATGCTGTACGTGCACTGGACTGAAGTGGGATCGCTGACGTACACCATGCTGCACTCACGCTGCCTCTGCATGGACCGCCTGCCCCCCAGCCTCCTGACTGCTCAGGATCTGCTGAACGCCCTGGCTGACACGCCGGAGCCCATCTTCTGCCAG cTCGCTCAGGGACAAGATGGCAGTTTTCGGCGGTTTGCCATTTTGGAGTACTCCACGCCAGAGATGGCAGAAGAGGTGCAGCGATTAACTGATGGACGGACTGTAGGTGGTAGCCCTGTTCGCATGTCCTTCTGTGCTCCTGGACCTCCAGGCAGGAGCATGCTGGCAGCACTTATCGCTGCACAGACTCTG gcTATAAACCGAGGAAAGGGTCTACTTCCCGAACCTAGTGCCATGCAAATACTCTCGAGTTTGAGCAACCCGGCGACACTGAAATTGCTGCTGGCTCCTCTCAATCAAGGACACAAACAAG gtctGCTCGGTGCAGCCCCAGCGATGCCACTGCTCAGTAACCCTGCTCTCTCCGCTGCTCTGATGCAGCTGCTGCTTCAGAACCAAGTCCAGCAG GCTGGACTGCTCGGTGAAAACCCTCTGGCTGCTCTCCCTCTTCAACACGGCGTGAACATGCTGGGAGATCTGCCTCATG GTGCCATGGCTCCTGGCTTGGGCATGCAAACGGATCCTTTAGGCCCCATAAAGCCCCCGTCTCTGGGCCGGACACTCGGGAGGGAGCCGGAGTCCGCGACTGCACCGAATGGTTTTCTCGCAAACCCTTCTCCTGCATTACAGGGCCTGAGCGTTCCACTTTTGGGGAGTGTGCTAGGAGCAGATGGGTCCACACTTCCCCCG GCATCTTTATTAGGAGAGCCACCCAAAGAGATCGGAGTGTCCTCGAACCCCTTTCTGAACTCACCCAGTATATTCCCCTCCTCTG CTGCCAACTCCAGGCCCCACCCATACAGGAAGAGACCAATGCCAGGTGGCATGGCTAACCAGCGGTCCTTCCAGAGCATCCACTCTAATTATAACCTGCGCTGCCAAGACTCGTATGATTTCCCGGCACTACACCAG GACCCGGTCTCTCACCTGTACGAGCAGCTGGAGACTCTGGACAGCACTGGACATCTGGCCTTTGGAGCTCAG CATTCGAGACATGGCGCTATCAGGGAGAGAACGTCTCCCTTCGCTTACCCGTCTAGCCCTCCTGCCTCCTCCTACTTTGGCTTTGGTGCTCCTGGGAGTATGCCCTCCACCCAGCTCAATAAG GCCGTGGGAATGCCTCCCATGACTCACTCCAGCGTTTACTCTGCTGCTCCTGGAGGTGGAACTAAG ACTCCCGTAGGAGGACAGAAGCGTCTCTTCTCGCGCCTGATCCCGTCTCCAGAGCCCAGTCCAGAGGGCGGCTACGTGGGTCAGCATTCTCAGGGGCTCGGGGGTCACTATGCTGACTCTTACCTGAAACGGAAGCGCATATTTTAA
- the raver1 gene encoding ribonucleoprotein PTB-binding 1 isoform X1 — protein sequence MAAAVSVSRAAGEEACCAGISATTRPLYENYDQAKIENWAAEKRRDSEANPQHEESAAGRDFPRRAEDELTALSPEEIASRLERTRREFYNRRKIIIKNLPADVTNQEVHELLRNYDLKYCFVDKYKGTAFVTLLNGEQAQCAIEDFHRHVLRDREISVQLQPTDALLCIANLPRAFTQQQFEELVRPFGNLERCFLVHSACTGHSKGYGFVEYMKKDSAARAKSELLGKQLGSRMLYVHWTEVGSLTYTMLHSRCLCMDRLPPSLLTAQDLLNALADTPEPIFCQLAQGQDGSFRRFAILEYSTPEMAEEVQRLTDGRTVGGSPVRMSFCAPGPPGRSMLAALIAAQTLAINRGKGLLPEPSAMQILSSLSNPATLKLLLAPLNQGHKQGLLGAAPAMPLLSNPALSAALMQLLLQNQVQQQAGLLGENPLAALPLQHGVNMLGDLPHGAMAPGLGMQTDPLGPIKPPSLGRTLGREPESATAPNGFLANPSPALQGLSVPLLGSVLGADGSTLPPASLLGEPPKEIGVSSNPFLNSPSIFPSSAANSRPHPYRKRPMPGGMANQRSFQSIHSNYNLRCQDSYDFPALHQDPVSHLYEQLETLDSTGHLAFGAQHSRHGAIRERTSPFAYPSSPPASSYFGFGAPGSMPSTQLNKAVGMPPMTHSSVYSAAPGGGTKTPVGGQKRLFSRLIPSPEPSPEGGYVGQHSQGLGGHYADSYLKRKRIF from the exons ATGGCGGCTGCTGTGTCCGTTAGCAGAGCTGCCGGAGAGGAGGCGTGCTGCGCTGGAATTAGCGCCACTACCCGTCCGCTTTATGAGAACTATGATCAAGCCAAGATAGAAAACTGGGCTGCCGAGAAACGCAGAGACTCCGAGGCCAACCCGCAGCACGAAGAGTCGGCGGCAGGGCGCGACTTTCCGCGCAGGGCTGAGGATGAGCTGACAGCGCTCAGCCCGGAGGAAATCGCCAGTCGGCTGGAGAGAACTCGAAGAGAGTTTTACAACCGCCGCAAAATCATCATTAAAAATCTCCCCGCTGACGTCACCAACCAG gagGTACACGAGTTGTTAAGAAACTATGACCTGAAGTATTGCTTCGTGGACAAGTACAAGGGCACAG CTTTTGTGACTCTGCTAAACGGCGAGCAGGCCCAGTGCGCGATCGAGGATTTCCACCGGCACGTCCTGCGTGATCGGGAGATCTCCGTGCAGCTGCAGCCCACAGATGCCCTGCTGTGCATCGCCAACCTCCCACGGGCCTTCACGCAGCAGCAGTTCGAGGAGCTTGTGCGGCCCTTTGGCAACTTGGAGCGTTGTTTCTTGGTGCACAGTGCGTGCACGGGCCACTCCAAGGGCTACGGCTTCGTGGAGTACATGAAGAAGGACTCAGCCGCCCGGGCCAAATCGGAGCTGTTGGGTAAACAACTCGGCTCGCGCATGCTGTACGTGCACTGGACTGAAGTGGGATCGCTGACGTACACCATGCTGCACTCACGCTGCCTCTGCATGGACCGCCTGCCCCCCAGCCTCCTGACTGCTCAGGATCTGCTGAACGCCCTGGCTGACACGCCGGAGCCCATCTTCTGCCAG cTCGCTCAGGGACAAGATGGCAGTTTTCGGCGGTTTGCCATTTTGGAGTACTCCACGCCAGAGATGGCAGAAGAGGTGCAGCGATTAACTGATGGACGGACTGTAGGTGGTAGCCCTGTTCGCATGTCCTTCTGTGCTCCTGGACCTCCAGGCAGGAGCATGCTGGCAGCACTTATCGCTGCACAGACTCTG gcTATAAACCGAGGAAAGGGTCTACTTCCCGAACCTAGTGCCATGCAAATACTCTCGAGTTTGAGCAACCCGGCGACACTGAAATTGCTGCTGGCTCCTCTCAATCAAGGACACAAACAAG gtctGCTCGGTGCAGCCCCAGCGATGCCACTGCTCAGTAACCCTGCTCTCTCCGCTGCTCTGATGCAGCTGCTGCTTCAGAACCAAGTCCAGCAG CAGGCTGGACTGCTCGGTGAAAACCCTCTGGCTGCTCTCCCTCTTCAACACGGCGTGAACATGCTGGGAGATCTGCCTCATG GTGCCATGGCTCCTGGCTTGGGCATGCAAACGGATCCTTTAGGCCCCATAAAGCCCCCGTCTCTGGGCCGGACACTCGGGAGGGAGCCGGAGTCCGCGACTGCACCGAATGGTTTTCTCGCAAACCCTTCTCCTGCATTACAGGGCCTGAGCGTTCCACTTTTGGGGAGTGTGCTAGGAGCAGATGGGTCCACACTTCCCCCG GCATCTTTATTAGGAGAGCCACCCAAAGAGATCGGAGTGTCCTCGAACCCCTTTCTGAACTCACCCAGTATATTCCCCTCCTCTG CTGCCAACTCCAGGCCCCACCCATACAGGAAGAGACCAATGCCAGGTGGCATGGCTAACCAGCGGTCCTTCCAGAGCATCCACTCTAATTATAACCTGCGCTGCCAAGACTCGTATGATTTCCCGGCACTACACCAG GACCCGGTCTCTCACCTGTACGAGCAGCTGGAGACTCTGGACAGCACTGGACATCTGGCCTTTGGAGCTCAG CATTCGAGACATGGCGCTATCAGGGAGAGAACGTCTCCCTTCGCTTACCCGTCTAGCCCTCCTGCCTCCTCCTACTTTGGCTTTGGTGCTCCTGGGAGTATGCCCTCCACCCAGCTCAATAAG GCCGTGGGAATGCCTCCCATGACTCACTCCAGCGTTTACTCTGCTGCTCCTGGAGGTGGAACTAAG ACTCCCGTAGGAGGACAGAAGCGTCTCTTCTCGCGCCTGATCCCGTCTCCAGAGCCCAGTCCAGAGGGCGGCTACGTGGGTCAGCATTCTCAGGGGCTCGGGGGTCACTATGCTGACTCTTACCTGAAACGGAAGCGCATATTTTAA